The Prevotella sp. E2-28 genome includes the window TCAGTGGTGAGCAGTACGATGTTGTTAGAGCCTTCCAAACCATAGAACGGATGTCCGTAAGGCACTTCCTTCAAGGCTACGCTGGTCTTGAAAGATGATGGGTTATTCTCATCGGCTTCCATCGTAGCCACGAAGCGCCAACGCTTATTCTCAGACTCCAGAACCTTTCGGCGAGCCTCGAAGTCAGCATCAAGCTCAGGCAGTTTTGCCCAGAAGTCATCAATGCTACCTTCGAAGTAACTATCGGGCACGAAGAGATGCTTTTCTACATCTTCCTGTTCTACCTTATAACCAGCCTCACGGGTCAGGATGACAAGCTTGCGGATTACGTCCGTACCACTGAGGTCGATACGTGGGTCGGGCTCGCTATAACGCTGCTCTTTAGCACGGCGTACGGTCTCAGAGAAAGGCACATCGGCAGCAATCTCGTTGAAGATGAAGTTCAGCGTACCAGAGAGGATAGCCTCAATCTTCAGAATCTTATCACCTGAGTTGCACAGGTCATTGATAGTGCCGATGATAGGAAGGCCAGCACCCACGTTAGTCTCATAACGGAACCAAACACCACGATCGCGAGCTGTCTGCTTCAGTTTCAAGTAACTGTCATAATCACTTGAAGCAGCAATCTTATTAGCAGCGACTACCGATATGTTGTGCTCAAGGAAGGTCTGATAAAGCTGTGCAATCTGTCGGCTTGCAGTACAGTCAACGAAGACGCTGTTGAAGATATTCATCTTCACAATCTCGTCGCGCATGTGCTCCGTATTAGCAGGATAGCCGGCACGCAGAATCTTCTCGTAGTTATCGAGGTCGATACCATCGCGATCCAAAACGAAGTTGGCTACATCAGAGATACCAACCACATTCAGTTTCAGACGACGCGACTGCATCAGGAACTGTTGCTGGGTGCGAATCTGCTCCAACAGCATACCACCTACGGTTCCAATACCGCAGATGAAGATATTGAGTACCTTATATTCAGACAAGAAGAATGAATCGTGAAGTACGTTGAGCGACTTGCGAAGGAACTTGCCATCAACGACGAAAGAGATATTCGTCTCAGAAGCACCCTGAGCACAAGCAATCACACTGATACCTGAGCGTCCCAATGTACCAAACAACTTACCAGCGATACCTGGTGTCTGCTTCATGTTCTCACCCACGATAGCGATGGTAGCAAGTCCGCTCTCCACCTGCATGGGGAACATAGCACCTGTTTCAATCTCCTTGGCAAACTCAGCGTTCAGTGCCTCGACAGCTGCCTCGGCATCCTCATCGCGCACACCAATAGAGGTAGAGTTCTCAGAAGAAGCCTGTGACACCATGAATACAGAGATACCCTTGTTGGCCAGAGTGGTGAAGATACGACGGTTGACACCGATGACACCCACCATAGACAGACCTGTGACGGTGATCAGAGAGGTGCCCTTGATGCTTGAGATACCCTTGATGGGTTTCTGGTCGTTCTCAATCTTAGCCTTGATAAGTGTTCCTGGGTGTTCAGGGTTAAAGGTGTTCTTAACCTTGATAGGTATATTCTTAACACAGACGGGATAGATGGTAGGCGGATAGATAACCTTTGCACCAAAGTTGCAAAGCTCCATAGCCTCTACATAAGAAAGTTCATTAATCGTGTAGGCGCTCTTGATGACCTTAGGATCGGCCGTCATGAAACCATCTACGTCTGTCCAGATTTCCAAAACTTCAGCATTCAGTACTGCAGCAAGTATAGAAGCAGTGTAGTCAGAACCACCACGACCCAAATTGGTCGTCTCGTGACTGTCACGGTCGCGTGCAATGAAGCCAGGCACAACGTAGATATTCTTGTCGTTGAGATCCTTGAAAGCTTCTTTCACCAGTTCTGTTGTCAGGTCGGCATCAATCACGTGCTTGCCCTGCTTCTTCTCTGTACGGATAAAATCGCGGCTGTTCATGCGAACACCGTTCTTTACCATTGCAGCAACAATGTGTGACGACAGACGCTCACCATAAGATACGATAGTGTCTTCTGTCTTCTCCGACAGGTCGTGAATCAGGTACACACCATAATAGATACTCTTCAACTGATCGAAGAGCTGATCTACATTATTGATTAAATCTACGCGCTTGTTGATGTCTGGGATGATAGATTCTATCATCGAGTGGTGACGTCTAACTATCGCATCAAATTCCTCGCGATAATGCTCGTCGCCTTGTTTGGCCATCTGCGACATGGCAATCAGTTTGTCTGTGATGCCATTAAGTGCGCTTACTACTACGATGACAGGTTGCGTCCGAGCCTCTGCCTCCACAATTTCTTTTAAGCTCAAAATGCTTTTTACGGAACCTACGGACGTTCCGCCGAATTTCAATACTTTCATATTCCTATGCAATTTATCTTTCCAAATGGTACCCCTCAACAAGCGGGGCTTACTCCATTGGCGCTGCAAAGATAATGCAAAATTTTTATTCGACCATCTTTTTGGTCAATATTTTTAGAGGATTGTCTTAAAAACCTGAGTTGATTGTGTTAATAATCGTATAAATATTCCCTGTAATATTGAATATTGCTGCTATGGCAATGACAATGAATGCCACAATTTTCATCCATGTAATTCGTATGCCTAATGGCAGAACGAATGTGAGTAAAGAAGAGATGATACCGAAAACGGAATATACGATACTCGTTGTTTGCCATGGCAAATCTAACCAATTAAAGATGAAGGGTAGAATGCCATAAGTAATAGCCCAAAAGAGAATGGAGCAGCAATAGGCAAGGATAAGGATACTATTCCAATCTTGCTTTTTCTCAAACTTTATACCACATTTGCTACAATACAAAGCACCATCTTCATTGAGATGTGAACAATTCGGACATTTCATAATCTTTAGGTTTTTATATTAATTATGTCGCAAAGGTACAAAAAAAAGTGAAGAGTGGAGAGCGAAGAGTGAAAAATTTGCTACTGCTTATGTTTTTTCCGTTTTTTATTTGTACTTTTGCAACCAATGATAAACGAATACCAACTACGCGTTTTGCCGCAGGTAGCGGCCAGCGCAGAGAATGTAAGGAAATATATTGCAGAGGAACAGGGATTGGCTCTGGGCGCATTGAAGGCTGTGCGAATCCTGAAACGTTCTATCGATGCCCGTCAGCGCACCATTTTCGTAAACCTGAAAGTGCGTGCCTATGTGAATGAACTGCCTACAGAGGATGAATATGAACATGTGGACTATCAAGATGTGAGTCAGCGTCCTCAGGTCATCGTGGTAGGTGCAGGTCCTGGTGGACTCTTTGCTGCCTTGCGACTCATAGAATTAGGGTTCAAACCTGTAGTCCTAGAGCGAGGTAAGGATGTGCATGAGCGCAAGAAGGATTTAGCGAATATTTCTCGTACCCAAATGGTAGATGGTGAGAGTAACTACTGTTTTGGTGAAGGTGGTGCAGGGGCCTATTCGGACGGAAAGCTCTATACTCGTTCAAAGAAGCGTGGTAACACGGAGAAAATACTTCGCGTATTTTGTCAACATGGTGCTTCTACAAATATTCTTGCCGATGCTCATCCCCATATAGGCACAGACCGACTGCCGCAGGTTATCGAGGCTATGCGTAACACCATTATAAAATGTGGTGGCGAGGTGCATTTCCAGACCAAAATGACGCAACTAGTAATAAAGAATCAAAAGGTTGTTGGTTGTGTGGCAGGAGGTAAAGAGTATCAGGGGCCGGTTATCTTGGCTACTGGTCACTCTGCTCGTGACGTGTATCGCTATTTGGCTGATGCCCAAATTCATATAGAGGCAAAAGGCATTGCTGTTGGTGTACGCTTGGAACATCCCTCACAGTTGATAGACCAGATACAGTATCATCGCAAGGAGGGTAGGGGACAATGGTTGCCAGCAGCTGAATATTCCTTTGTGGCTCAGGTGGATGGCCGTGGTGTGTACTCGTTTTGTATGTGTCCTGGTGGCTTCGTGATTCCTGCAGCCACAGGTCCTGAACAGATTGTGGTGAATGGTATGAGTCCTGCCAGTCGTGGTACGCAGTGGAGTAATTCTGGAATGGTTGTTGAAATACGTCCAGAGGATATTGCAAGCGAAAAGAACACTGATCCGCTGGCCATGATGCACTATCAGGAAGAACTTGAACGGATGTGCTGGCAGCAGGGCAATATGAAACAGACGGCTCCTGCCCAGCGAATGGGCGACTTCGTGAACGGTAAACTGAGCTATGACCTGCCTCGCAGTTCCTATGCCCCAGGACTGGTATCGTCGCCTTTGCACTTCTGGATGCCGAAGCCTATAGCCACGCGTTTACAACAAGGTTTTAGAACATTTGGTAAGCAGGCTCACGGCTTCCTAACGAATGAGGCTGTGATGATTGCAGTAGAGACCAGGACCTCGAGTCCCGTCCGTATTGTTCGCGATAATGAAACCTTGATGCATGTACAGGTTGAGGGCCTCTTCCCCTGTGGCGAGGGTGCCGGTTATGCTGGAGGTATTGTCTCGGCAGGCGTAGATGGTGAGCGTTGCGCAGAAATGTGTGCGTTGTATATGGAAAAAAATGGATGAATGCTTGCGGGATTCATTTTTTCTTCGTATCTTTGCCACAAAACATAACACTTTACGCAAAACCTAATAAATCTATACGCTTATGAATAAGGAAGAGAAATTTGTCATTACCATTAGCCGACAGTTCGGCACAGGTGGACACGAGATTGGAGCCGAGTTGGCTCGCAGGCTGAAGGTGAAGCTGCTAGATAAGCAGATCCTGAATGAAATGGCCCGCAAATATAATATTGTAGAAGAGGCGGTAGAGAAGATTGAGGCTCGTAACCCGTTGTGGCGCGATGACTTCACACAGTTCTATCGCTCCTATATGGCTCAGGCAGAATACAATGGTCAGGAGCATGATCAGACTTCCAGACAATTGTTCGATGCTCAGGCCGAGGTGATAAGAAAGATTGCGGCAGAGGAATCGTGCGTGATCATTGGCCGTTGTGGCTTCTATGTCTTCCGCAATCACCCTAATGCCCTGAAGATATTCCTTCATGCCGATGATGACTGCAGGAAGAAGCGTATAGGGCGCAAGTACGATATTTCAGAGAGCGATGCGGCTGCGATGATTGTTGATAATGACTACAGTCGTGAACTCTACACGAAAACGTTTACAGGTAGTGAATGGCAGGATGCTCGTAACTACGACGTCTCGCTGAATGTAAAACAGTTTGGCGTAAATGGAGCCGTTGACTTCCTGATGAATGTAATAGGATAACCCCTGAGCCCCCTCGGCTTGGGGGCTTAGTTAGAATAGATTATGGCTTTTGGAAAATGGATAGGCGGCTATCTCGGATGGAGCGCCTTTGGACCCCTCGGGGGAATTCTTGGATTTGTAGTCGGAGCCCTATTTGATGTGGCTACCAATGGCAATGGCGAAGGTGAGACATTACGTCTTACTGATGAGCAGTCGCAACAGGGAGACCGCAATAGCTTCTTTATTTCAATGCTAGTGCTCTCGGCTTATATTGTTAAGGCCGATGGTAAGGTGATGCACTCTGAGATGGAACTGGTGCGCGGTATGCTTCGTCAGAATTTTGGTGAGGATGCTGCTCAGCAAGGTGATCAGATTATGCGTCGATTATTTGAAGAGCAAGATCGTATAGGTATAAGTACCTATCGTCAGAATATCCAACAGGCTTGTCAGCAGATTGTATATCATGTAGATTATTCTGGTCGTTTGCAGTTGCTTAATTTCCTTGTGTTGATTGCGCAGGCTGATGGCCGTGTGGATCAGGTTGAGATTGAAGCACTGAAAGAGGTCTCCATGTGGATGCAGATGTCGCCTCAGGAGGTTGATGCGATGCTTCATCTGGAGGGTAAATCACTCGAGGATGCCTATAAGGTGCTGGGGGTAAGTGCAGATGCTTCTGATGAGGAACTAAAGAAAGCTTATCGTAAACTGGCTTTGGAACATCATCCCGACCGTGTGGCAAAACTGGGTGATGATGTACGTCGGGCAGCAGAAAAGAAATTCCAAGAGATTAATGCTGCGAAAGATCGTATTTGGAAAGCGAGAGGACTTTGAGGATTGAGATTTGAAACAGCCAGCTATTTTGATTCCTGAAGGTTGTACAGAGGTGCTGTTGCATGCATGTTGTGCTCCTTGTTCATCGGCCATTGTTGAGTGGTTGCTGAATAATGGCATTCGTCCCACCATATTTTATTTTAATCCTAATATTTGGCCTCGCGAGGAGTATGAGATTCGCAAGAACGAGAGCAAACGTCATGCTGAGCGCTTGGGAATAGAATGGATTGATGGTGATTATGACCATCATGCGTGGCGTACGGACGTTTGTGGGTTGGAAAATCAACCCGAACGAGGACTACGCTGTGAACAGTGCTTCACGCTGCGATTGACAGAGACTGCTAAAAAAGCTCAAGAATTAGGCTTTAAATTTTTTGCTACCACTTTGGCTTCTAGTCGTTGGAAAAGTCTAGAACAGATAGAGCGGGCTGGACGGATTGCTCAAGAATCAGTAAAGTCAAAGGGTAATCTCTCACCTCTCACTTCTCACCCTTCACCTCTATTCTGGGCTCAGAACTGGCGTAAGGGTGGTTTGCAGGAACGCCGTAATCAGTTGCTTAAGGAGAATCAGTTCTATAATCAGCAGTATTGCGGATGCGAATTCTCTGCTCGTAATGGAGCGAATACCAAGCCTTTGCTTCGTGCCCAGATGCGTGAGGCAAAGAAACAGCATCAGGCACAGTTGGAAAAGATGTCGGCTGAGGTGGTTGAGAAACTACAGGGAATTTTAGCTTCACGGAATGCACGGACGGTAATGGCCTATTGGTCTTTGCCAGATGAGGCAGATATCCGTCCGTTGGTTGATCAGTTGGTTGCTCAAGGAATAACAATCGTCCTTCCTAAGGTTACAGGTGATGAGACGATGGAACTGCGTCGCTATGCTTCGCGTGCCGACCTTGAAGAAGGTGCTTTTCATATCATGGAACCCGTTGGTGAGTCTTTCATAGATTATGACCAAATAGATATCATCTTAGTTCCTGGCATGGCTTTCGATGCTGCGGGACATCGCTTAGGACGTGGCAAAGGCTTTTACGATCGATTCTTAAATGCACATTTTTCCACCACCCATCACCCATATTTGTTAGGAGTTTGCTTCCCCTTCCAGCGTGTAGCAGAGGTGCCTTCCGAGGAGCATGATGTTGTGATGGATGAGGTAGTGTAGTCACTTGTTCGTACCTTTGACTGACGTTGATGGTAGGCTGCATCTCGGAAAAACAAAAGAAAATGGGATTTTCTCTTGGTTTTTCGCTCGATTTGCACTACCTTTGCACCCCAATAATTGCAATTATAAAATATGTTTGAGAATTTGAGTGAACGACTGGAACGGTCGTTCAAGATATTGAAGGGTGAAGGAAAGATCACCGAAATTAATGTTGCTGAGACTTTGAAGGACGTGCGTCGTGCCCTGTTGGATGCTGACGTAAACTATAAGGTAGCTAAACAGTTTACTGATACTGTGAAGCAAAAAGCTATGGGT containing:
- the thrA gene encoding bifunctional aspartate kinase/homoserine dehydrogenase I; protein product: MKVLKFGGTSVGSVKSILSLKEIVEAEARTQPVIVVVSALNGITDKLIAMSQMAKQGDEHYREEFDAIVRRHHSMIESIIPDINKRVDLINNVDQLFDQLKSIYYGVYLIHDLSEKTEDTIVSYGERLSSHIVAAMVKNGVRMNSRDFIRTEKKQGKHVIDADLTTELVKEAFKDLNDKNIYVVPGFIARDRDSHETTNLGRGGSDYTASILAAVLNAEVLEIWTDVDGFMTADPKVIKSAYTINELSYVEAMELCNFGAKVIYPPTIYPVCVKNIPIKVKNTFNPEHPGTLIKAKIENDQKPIKGISSIKGTSLITVTGLSMVGVIGVNRRIFTTLANKGISVFMVSQASSENSTSIGVRDEDAEAAVEALNAEFAKEIETGAMFPMQVESGLATIAIVGENMKQTPGIAGKLFGTLGRSGISVIACAQGASETNISFVVDGKFLRKSLNVLHDSFFLSEYKVLNIFICGIGTVGGMLLEQIRTQQQFLMQSRRLKLNVVGISDVANFVLDRDGIDLDNYEKILRAGYPANTEHMRDEIVKMNIFNSVFVDCTASRQIAQLYQTFLEHNISVVAANKIAASSDYDSYLKLKQTARDRGVWFRYETNVGAGLPIIGTINDLCNSGDKILKIEAILSGTLNFIFNEIAADVPFSETVRRAKEQRYSEPDPRIDLSGTDVIRKLVILTREAGYKVEQEDVEKHLFVPDSYFEGSIDDFWAKLPELDADFEARRKVLESENKRWRFVATMEADENNPSSFKTSVALKEVPYGHPFYGLEGSNNIVLLTTERYKEYPMLIQGYGAGAAVTAAGVFANIMSIANI
- a CDS encoding zinc ribbon domain-containing protein — protein: MKCPNCSHLNEDGALYCSKCGIKFEKKQDWNSILILAYCCSILFWAITYGILPFIFNWLDLPWQTTSIVYSVFGIISSLLTFVLPLGIRITWMKIVAFIVIAIAAIFNITGNIYTIINTINSGF
- a CDS encoding NAD(P)/FAD-dependent oxidoreductase, encoding MINEYQLRVLPQVAASAENVRKYIAEEQGLALGALKAVRILKRSIDARQRTIFVNLKVRAYVNELPTEDEYEHVDYQDVSQRPQVIVVGAGPGGLFAALRLIELGFKPVVLERGKDVHERKKDLANISRTQMVDGESNYCFGEGGAGAYSDGKLYTRSKKRGNTEKILRVFCQHGASTNILADAHPHIGTDRLPQVIEAMRNTIIKCGGEVHFQTKMTQLVIKNQKVVGCVAGGKEYQGPVILATGHSARDVYRYLADAQIHIEAKGIAVGVRLEHPSQLIDQIQYHRKEGRGQWLPAAEYSFVAQVDGRGVYSFCMCPGGFVIPAATGPEQIVVNGMSPASRGTQWSNSGMVVEIRPEDIASEKNTDPLAMMHYQEELERMCWQQGNMKQTAPAQRMGDFVNGKLSYDLPRSSYAPGLVSSPLHFWMPKPIATRLQQGFRTFGKQAHGFLTNEAVMIAVETRTSSPVRIVRDNETLMHVQVEGLFPCGEGAGYAGGIVSAGVDGERCAEMCALYMEKNG
- a CDS encoding AAA family ATPase — encoded protein: MNKEEKFVITISRQFGTGGHEIGAELARRLKVKLLDKQILNEMARKYNIVEEAVEKIEARNPLWRDDFTQFYRSYMAQAEYNGQEHDQTSRQLFDAQAEVIRKIAAEESCVIIGRCGFYVFRNHPNALKIFLHADDDCRKKRIGRKYDISESDAAAMIVDNDYSRELYTKTFTGSEWQDARNYDVSLNVKQFGVNGAVDFLMNVIG
- a CDS encoding DnaJ domain-containing protein translates to MAFGKWIGGYLGWSAFGPLGGILGFVVGALFDVATNGNGEGETLRLTDEQSQQGDRNSFFISMLVLSAYIVKADGKVMHSEMELVRGMLRQNFGEDAAQQGDQIMRRLFEEQDRIGISTYRQNIQQACQQIVYHVDYSGRLQLLNFLVLIAQADGRVDQVEIEALKEVSMWMQMSPQEVDAMLHLEGKSLEDAYKVLGVSADASDEELKKAYRKLALEHHPDRVAKLGDDVRRAAEKKFQEINAAKDRIWKARGL
- a CDS encoding 5-formyltetrahydrofolate cyclo-ligase is translated as MLRAQMREAKKQHQAQLEKMSAEVVEKLQGILASRNARTVMAYWSLPDEADIRPLVDQLVAQGITIVLPKVTGDETMELRRYASRADLEEGAFHIMEPVGESFIDYDQIDIILVPGMAFDAAGHRLGRGKGFYDRFLNAHFSTTHHPYLLGVCFPFQRVAEVPSEEHDVVMDEVV